From Streptomyces sp. NBC_00775, one genomic window encodes:
- a CDS encoding GntR family transcriptional regulator, with protein MSTDVSSAENEGGAPIRTARVPKYYRLKKHLLDMTETLPPGTPVPPERTLAAEFDTSRTTVRQALQELVVEGRLERIQGKGTFVAKPKVSQALQLTSYTEDMRAQGLEPTSQLLDIGYITADETLAGLLDISAGGRVLRIERLRLASGEPMAIETTHLSAKRFPALRRSLVKYTSLYTALAEVYDVHLAEAEETIETSLATPREAGLLGTDVGLPMLMLSRHSLDRQGEPVEWVRSVYRGDRYKFVARLKRPQD; from the coding sequence ATGAGCACCGACGTCAGCAGTGCGGAGAACGAGGGTGGGGCGCCCATCCGTACCGCGCGCGTGCCCAAGTACTACCGCCTGAAGAAGCACCTGCTCGACATGACGGAGACACTGCCGCCCGGCACGCCGGTACCGCCCGAGCGCACCCTCGCCGCCGAGTTCGACACCTCGCGCACCACCGTGCGGCAGGCCCTTCAGGAACTGGTCGTCGAGGGCCGCCTGGAGCGTATCCAGGGCAAGGGCACCTTCGTGGCCAAGCCCAAGGTCTCCCAGGCACTGCAACTCACCTCGTACACCGAGGACATGCGCGCCCAGGGCCTCGAACCCACCTCGCAGCTCCTGGACATCGGCTACATCACCGCCGACGAGACCCTCGCCGGGCTGCTCGACATCTCGGCCGGCGGCCGGGTGCTGCGCATCGAGCGGCTGCGCCTCGCGAGCGGCGAACCGATGGCCATCGAGACGACCCACCTGTCCGCCAAGCGCTTCCCCGCGCTGCGCAGGTCTCTCGTCAAGTACACCTCCCTCTACACCGCGCTCGCCGAGGTGTACGACGTCCATCTCGCCGAGGCCGAGGAGACCATCGAGACCTCGCTGGCCACCCCGCGCGAGGCCGGACTGCTCGGCACCGACGTCGGCCTGCCCATGCTGATGCTCTCCCGGCACTCGCTGGACAGGCAGGGCGAGCCGGTGGAGTGGGTGCGCTCGGTGTACCGGGGCGACCGGTACAAGTTCGTGGCGAGGCTCAAGCGCCCGCAGGACTAG
- a CDS encoding YbdD/YjiX family protein, with protein MRSALKRAVSRTGRGIRWYVRELTDESAYDRHVTHLRKDDPDTPVPSRREFERWRTDRQERDPRQGFRCC; from the coding sequence ATGCGGTCGGCGCTGAAACGGGCGGTTAGCCGCACGGGAAGGGGAATTCGCTGGTACGTAAGGGAGTTGACGGACGAATCCGCCTACGACCGCCATGTCACCCACCTGCGGAAGGACGATCCGGACACACCCGTACCCTCGCGCCGTGAGTTCGAACGATGGCGGACGGACCGTCAGGAGCGGGACCCGCGCCAGGGGTTCCGCTGCTGCTGA
- a CDS encoding carbohydrate ABC transporter permease yields the protein MSAAETTTAKVPPARQSPPPSAAPEQPRRKRTNGGAAVPWALLAPCLLILALVLGYPLVRLVTLSFQKFGQSQLWGFQPAESVGFDNFGKVLGDSEFWAVVVRTIVFAGGSVIFTMVIGMLIALLLQRVSGWVKTLINIVLVASWGMPIIVATTVFKWLFDSDYGVFNALLSKLPGVDMVGHNWFASGTQGLAVIMLLVVWGAVPFVVITLSAGLTQVPAELEEAARLDGAGAWGVFRYVTLPILKPIIVMLTTLSVIWDMGVFPQVFVMRGGHPEAEFQLLTTYSYDRAFVVNDYAQGSAIALLTVLLLLGVVAVYMRQMLKIGEVE from the coding sequence ATGAGTGCCGCTGAAACGACCACTGCCAAAGTGCCGCCTGCGCGGCAGTCGCCACCACCATCGGCCGCGCCGGAGCAGCCACGGAGAAAGCGGACGAACGGCGGGGCAGCCGTCCCCTGGGCGCTGCTCGCCCCCTGTCTGCTGATTCTCGCGCTGGTCCTCGGCTATCCGCTGGTCCGGCTGGTCACGCTGTCCTTCCAGAAGTTCGGGCAGTCCCAGCTCTGGGGCTTCCAGCCGGCCGAGTCGGTCGGCTTCGACAACTTCGGCAAGGTGCTGGGGGACAGCGAGTTCTGGGCGGTGGTCGTCCGGACGATCGTCTTCGCGGGCGGCTCCGTCATCTTCACGATGGTCATCGGCATGCTGATCGCGCTGCTCCTCCAGCGGGTCTCCGGCTGGGTGAAGACACTCATCAACATCGTGCTCGTGGCCAGCTGGGGCATGCCCATCATCGTGGCCACCACGGTCTTCAAGTGGCTCTTCGACTCCGACTACGGCGTCTTCAACGCGCTGCTCAGCAAGTTGCCGGGCGTCGACATGGTCGGCCACAACTGGTTCGCCAGCGGCACCCAGGGCCTGGCCGTGATCATGCTCCTGGTGGTGTGGGGCGCGGTGCCGTTCGTCGTCATCACGCTCAGCGCGGGACTCACCCAGGTGCCGGCGGAGCTGGAGGAGGCGGCACGCCTCGACGGCGCGGGCGCCTGGGGCGTCTTCCGTTACGTCACGCTGCCGATCCTCAAGCCGATCATCGTGATGCTCACGACCCTCTCCGTCATCTGGGACATGGGCGTCTTCCCCCAGGTCTTCGTCATGCGGGGCGGCCACCCGGAGGCCGAGTTCCAGCTGCTCACCACGTACTCGTACGACCGTGCGTTCGTGGTCAACGACTACGCGCAGGGATCGGCGATCGCCCTGCTGACCGTGCTCCTGCTGCTGGGCGTGGTCGCCGTGTACATGCGTCAGATGCTGAAGATCGGAGAGGTCGAGTGA
- the mctP gene encoding monocarboxylate uptake permease MctP: MKDGVNGVALAVFIFFFLAVTVMGFLAARWRKADDEHSLDEWGLGGRSFGTWITWFLLGGDLYTAYTFVAVPAAIYAAGAAGFFAVPYTILVYPLIFTFLPRLWSVSHKHGYVTTSDFVRGRFGSKGLSLAVAVTGILATMPYIALQLVGIQAVLDVMGVGGGENTNWFVKDLPLLIAFGVLAAYTYSSGLRAPALIAFVKDTLIYIVIAVAIIYIPIKLGGFDEIFKAANDKYTAAGAGGIVPAEANQWTYATLALGSALALFMYPHSITATLSSRSRNVIRRNTTILPLYSLMLGLLALLGFMAIAAGVKVTNGQLAIPQLFETMFPDWFAGVAFAAIGIGALVPAAIMSIAAANLFTRNIYKDFIKPDATPQQETKVSKLVSLLVKVGALVFVLTMDKTVAINFQLLGGIWILQTFPALVGGLFTRWFHRWALLAGWAVGMLYGTLAAYGIASPTQDHFGGNSKEIPGIGEIGYIGFTAFVLNVVVTVVLTFALRAFNAPDGVDETSPEDYTADAATPSVEAKLPPATAEATP, encoded by the coding sequence ATGAAGGACGGCGTGAACGGCGTGGCACTCGCCGTCTTCATCTTCTTCTTCCTGGCCGTCACGGTCATGGGCTTCCTGGCCGCGCGCTGGCGCAAGGCGGACGACGAGCACAGCCTCGACGAATGGGGCCTGGGCGGACGGTCGTTCGGCACCTGGATCACTTGGTTCCTGCTCGGCGGCGACCTCTACACGGCGTACACCTTCGTCGCCGTACCGGCCGCCATCTACGCGGCGGGCGCGGCCGGCTTCTTCGCGGTTCCGTACACGATCCTGGTCTACCCCCTGATCTTCACCTTCCTCCCCCGCCTGTGGTCGGTCTCCCACAAGCACGGATACGTGACGACGTCGGACTTCGTGCGCGGCCGCTTCGGCTCCAAGGGGCTGTCCCTCGCCGTGGCCGTCACCGGCATCCTGGCCACCATGCCGTACATCGCGCTCCAACTGGTCGGCATCCAGGCCGTGCTGGACGTGATGGGCGTGGGCGGCGGCGAGAACACGAACTGGTTCGTGAAGGACCTCCCGCTCCTCATCGCCTTCGGCGTGCTGGCGGCCTACACCTACTCCTCGGGCCTGCGCGCCCCGGCGCTGATCGCGTTCGTGAAGGACACCCTGATCTACATCGTGATCGCGGTGGCCATCATCTACATCCCGATCAAGCTGGGCGGCTTCGACGAGATCTTCAAGGCGGCGAACGACAAGTACACGGCGGCGGGCGCCGGCGGAATCGTCCCCGCCGAAGCGAACCAGTGGACGTACGCCACCCTCGCCCTGGGCTCGGCACTCGCGCTCTTCATGTACCCGCACTCGATCACGGCGACGCTGTCGAGCCGCAGCCGCAACGTCATCCGCCGCAACACCACGATCCTCCCGCTCTACTCCCTGATGCTGGGCCTGCTGGCCCTCCTCGGCTTCATGGCGATCGCGGCCGGGGTGAAGGTCACGAACGGCCAACTCGCCATCCCCCAGCTCTTCGAGACCATGTTCCCGGACTGGTTCGCGGGCGTGGCCTTCGCCGCGATCGGCATCGGTGCGCTCGTCCCCGCGGCGATCATGTCCATCGCCGCCGCCAACCTCTTCACCCGCAACATCTACAAGGACTTCATCAAGCCGGACGCGACCCCGCAGCAGGAGACCAAGGTCTCCAAGCTGGTCTCGCTCCTGGTGAAGGTGGGCGCGCTGGTCTTCGTCCTGACGATGGACAAAACCGTCGCGATCAACTTCCAGCTCCTCGGCGGCATCTGGATCCTCCAGACGTTCCCCGCCCTGGTGGGCGGCCTGTTCACCCGCTGGTTCCACCGCTGGGCACTCCTCGCCGGCTGGGCCGTGGGCATGCTCTACGGCACGCTCGCCGCGTACGGGATCGCCTCCCCCACCCAGGATCACTTCGGCGGCAACTCGAAGGAGATCCCTGGCATCGGGGAGATCGGCTACATCGGCTTCACGGCGTTCGTCCTCAACGTGGTCGTGACCGTGGTCCTCACCTTCGCCCTCCGGGCCTTCAACGCCCCCGACGGCGTGGACGAAACGTCCCCGGAGGACTACACGGCGGACGCGGCCACCCCGAGCGTCGAGGCGAAGCTGCCGCCGGCGACAGCGGAGGCGACCCCCTAG
- a CDS encoding glycoside hydrolase family 3 protein: MTTLASGTDTITRDALTVLQPGFTGTTAPDWLLRRLGEGLASVGLFGRNIDSPEQLAALTAQLRAERDDVLVAIDEEGGDVTRLEVRTGSSFPGNHALGAVDDVSLTEEVAAELGRRLAACGVNLNWAPSADVNSNPDNPVIGVRSFGADTDLVARHTAAYVTGLQSAGVAACTKHFPGHGDTAVDSHHALPRIDADLSVLESRELAPFRAAIAAGTRAVMSAHILVPALDPDRPATLSRRILTGLLREELGYDGLIVTDGMEMQAIAATYGIERGSVLAIAAGADAICVGGGLADDDTVRRLRDALVSAVRTGELPEERLADAANRVRALARWTAVGVGASAGEGTGAGVGAGDRADVGLVAARRALTVTHAETYAPLTEAPYVAALTPVANIAVGDETPWGVAAELARLLPGTETGSFTGESAGALALAAAGTRRIVAVVRDEHRHPWMAAALDTLLAARPDTVVVEMGVPQSPPRGTLHIATHGAARVCGRAAAEVIAGEQRGSDYVTT, from the coding sequence ATGACGACACTCGCCAGTGGGACGGACACCATCACGCGTGACGCGCTCACCGTCCTCCAACCCGGTTTCACCGGAACCACGGCCCCCGACTGGCTGCTCCGCCGCCTGGGTGAAGGCCTCGCCTCGGTCGGCCTGTTCGGCCGCAACATCGACTCGCCCGAGCAACTCGCCGCCCTGACGGCCCAGTTGCGCGCCGAACGCGACGACGTGCTCGTCGCGATCGACGAGGAGGGCGGTGACGTCACCCGCCTGGAGGTGCGTACGGGGTCCTCGTTCCCCGGCAATCACGCGCTGGGAGCGGTGGACGACGTCTCACTGACGGAGGAAGTGGCCGCCGAACTGGGCCGCCGCCTCGCCGCCTGCGGCGTCAACCTCAACTGGGCCCCGTCCGCCGACGTGAACTCCAACCCCGACAACCCCGTCATCGGCGTACGGTCCTTCGGCGCCGACACCGACCTGGTGGCCCGGCACACGGCCGCGTACGTCACCGGACTCCAGTCCGCGGGGGTCGCCGCCTGCACCAAGCACTTCCCGGGGCACGGCGACACGGCCGTCGACTCGCACCACGCGCTGCCGCGCATCGACGCCGATCTGTCGGTACTGGAGTCCCGCGAACTCGCCCCGTTCCGCGCCGCGATCGCCGCGGGGACGCGCGCCGTGATGAGCGCGCACATCCTCGTCCCGGCGCTGGACCCCGACCGCCCGGCCACCCTCTCCCGCCGCATCCTCACGGGCCTGCTCCGCGAGGAACTCGGCTACGACGGTCTCATCGTCACCGACGGCATGGAGATGCAGGCCATCGCCGCGACGTACGGCATCGAGCGGGGCAGCGTCCTCGCCATCGCGGCCGGCGCGGACGCGATCTGCGTGGGCGGCGGCCTCGCGGACGACGACACGGTACGCCGCCTCCGCGACGCCCTCGTCTCAGCCGTCCGCACCGGCGAACTCCCCGAGGAACGCCTCGCGGACGCGGCGAACCGGGTGCGGGCGCTGGCACGTTGGACGGCGGTAGGCGTGGGTGCGAGTGCAGGTGAGGGGACGGGTGCGGGTGTGGGTGCGGGTGATCGTGCCGACGTCGGCCTGGTCGCCGCCCGTCGCGCGCTCACGGTGACCCACGCCGAGACGTACGCCCCGCTCACCGAGGCCCCGTACGTCGCCGCGCTCACCCCGGTCGCGAACATCGCTGTCGGTGACGAGACCCCCTGGGGCGTGGCGGCGGAACTGGCCCGGCTGCTCCCCGGCACGGAGACCGGCAGCTTCACCGGCGAGAGCGCGGGCGCCCTGGCCCTCGCCGCCGCGGGCACCCGCCGGATTGTCGCCGTCGTCCGCGACGAACACCGCCACCCCTGGATGGCGGCCGCCCTCGACACCCTCCTCGCCGCCCGCCCCGACACCGTCGTGGTCGAGATGGGCGTACCGCAGTCCCCGCCCCGGGGCACCCTCCACATCGCCACCCATGGCGCGGCACGCGTATGCGGCCGGGCGGCGGCGGAGGTCATCGCGGGGGAGCAGCGTGGCAGCGATTACGTGACCACCTGA
- a CDS encoding DUF3311 domain-containing protein, which produces MSDVPEVKPPVVTPVRVVIALCLSAPFVAMLWVGSYAKTDPAFIGIPFFYWYQMLWVIISTALTMTAYQLWQRDQRARAAAKGGVEA; this is translated from the coding sequence ATGTCAGATGTGCCTGAAGTGAAGCCACCGGTGGTGACGCCGGTCCGTGTAGTGATCGCCCTCTGTCTGTCCGCACCGTTCGTGGCGATGCTGTGGGTCGGCTCGTACGCGAAGACGGACCCGGCCTTCATAGGCATCCCGTTCTTCTACTGGTACCAGATGCTGTGGGTGATCATCTCGACCGCCCTCACGATGACCGCGTACCAGCTGTGGCAGCGTGACCAGCGGGCCCGCGCCGCCGCGAAGGGCGGTGTCGAAGCATGA
- a CDS encoding carbon starvation CstA family protein, whose amino-acid sequence MRTESPENPEIASPRKATPRTIVIWTLVALVGATGWSVLALARGENVSAAWMVAAALGTYAIAYRFYAKFIAYKVLKVDKTRATPAERLNNGIDFHPTDRRVLLGHHFAAIAGAGPLVGPVLAAQMGYLPGTIWIIVGVIFAGAVQDMVVLFFSTRRDGRSLGQMAREEIGPFGGAAALLATFAIMIILLGVLALVIVNALAQSPWGTFSIGMTIPIALLMGFYLRVLRPGRVAEVSLIGVALLLLALVAGRWVAESSWAGTFTLAPSTLVIWLVAYGFIASILPVWMLLAPRDYLSTFMKIGTIALLALGVVIALPTLKMDAVTDFARHGNGPVFAGSLFPFVFITIACGALSGFHSLIASGTTPKMIQKETQVRMIGYGSMLMESSVAIMALVAACIIDPGLYFAMNAPAGVIGTTVESASHAVAGFGYTISPADLAQAAHQVEEQTLLSRTGGAPTLAVGVSEIFSKVTGGGLRAFWYHFAIMFEALFILTALDAGTRVGRFMLQDMLGNVYRPFKNVSWKPGLVITSAIVSALWGYFLWVGVHEPLGGINQLFPIFGISNQLLAAVALAVCTTLLVKSGRLKWAWITGVPLLWDATVTLTASYQKVFSSDPRVGFFKQRSVYQDGIDAGKVLPPAKSMDDMHTVVTNSTVDGILSAILAVLVVVVIADAARVCVRHVRRPALSTLSEAPYVESKIVAPAGLIPTREEKTEKAGEAERDAVGAETGG is encoded by the coding sequence GTGCGCACCGAAAGCCCTGAAAACCCTGAAATAGCATCCCCTCGCAAGGCAACGCCCCGCACCATCGTCATCTGGACCCTCGTCGCGCTGGTCGGCGCCACGGGCTGGTCCGTGCTCGCCCTCGCCCGCGGCGAGAACGTCTCGGCCGCCTGGATGGTGGCCGCGGCCCTCGGCACGTACGCCATCGCCTATCGCTTCTACGCGAAGTTCATCGCGTACAAGGTGCTCAAGGTCGACAAGACCCGGGCCACCCCCGCGGAGCGGCTGAACAACGGCATCGACTTCCACCCGACGGACCGGCGCGTGCTGCTCGGTCACCACTTCGCGGCGATCGCGGGCGCGGGCCCGCTGGTCGGACCCGTACTGGCCGCGCAGATGGGCTACCTGCCCGGCACCATCTGGATCATCGTCGGCGTGATCTTCGCGGGCGCGGTCCAGGACATGGTGGTGCTGTTCTTCTCCACCCGCCGGGACGGCCGCTCGCTCGGGCAGATGGCCCGCGAGGAGATCGGCCCGTTCGGCGGCGCCGCGGCCCTGCTCGCCACCTTCGCCATCATGATCATCCTGCTCGGCGTGCTCGCGCTGGTGATCGTGAACGCGCTGGCGCAGTCGCCGTGGGGCACCTTCTCGATCGGGATGACCATTCCGATCGCCCTGCTCATGGGCTTCTACCTGCGGGTACTGCGGCCGGGACGCGTCGCCGAGGTGTCGCTGATCGGCGTCGCGCTCCTCCTGCTCGCCCTCGTCGCCGGACGCTGGGTCGCCGAGTCCTCCTGGGCCGGCACCTTCACCCTCGCCCCCTCCACCCTGGTGATCTGGCTGGTGGCGTACGGCTTCATCGCCTCCATCCTCCCCGTCTGGATGCTCCTCGCCCCCCGCGACTACCTCTCCACCTTCATGAAGATCGGCACGATCGCGCTGCTCGCGCTGGGCGTCGTGATCGCGCTGCCGACGCTGAAGATGGACGCGGTCACCGACTTCGCCCGACACGGCAACGGGCCGGTCTTCGCGGGCTCGCTCTTCCCCTTCGTCTTCATCACGATCGCCTGTGGTGCGCTCTCGGGCTTCCACTCGCTGATCGCATCCGGCACGACACCCAAGATGATCCAGAAGGAGACGCAGGTCCGGATGATCGGGTACGGCTCCATGCTGATGGAGTCGTCGGTCGCGATCATGGCCCTCGTCGCCGCGTGCATCATCGACCCGGGCCTGTACTTCGCGATGAACGCGCCGGCCGGAGTCATCGGCACCACGGTCGAGTCGGCGTCGCACGCGGTCGCGGGCTTCGGCTACACGATCTCCCCGGCGGACCTCGCGCAAGCCGCCCACCAGGTCGAGGAGCAGACCCTGCTCTCCCGCACCGGCGGCGCGCCCACCCTCGCCGTCGGCGTCTCGGAGATCTTCTCCAAGGTCACCGGGGGAGGTCTGCGCGCCTTCTGGTATCACTTCGCGATCATGTTCGAGGCCCTGTTCATCCTGACCGCGCTCGACGCGGGCACCCGCGTGGGCCGGTTCATGCTCCAGGACATGCTGGGCAACGTCTACCGCCCCTTCAAGAACGTGAGCTGGAAACCCGGACTCGTCATCACCAGCGCCATCGTGTCCGCCCTGTGGGGCTATTTCCTCTGGGTCGGCGTCCATGAACCGCTCGGCGGCATCAACCAGCTCTTCCCGATCTTCGGCATCTCGAACCAGCTGCTCGCGGCGGTCGCCCTGGCCGTCTGCACGACCCTGCTCGTGAAGTCGGGCCGCCTCAAGTGGGCCTGGATCACCGGCGTTCCACTCCTCTGGGACGCCACGGTCACCCTCACCGCCAGCTACCAGAAGGTGTTCTCCAGCGACCCGCGCGTGGGCTTCTTCAAGCAGCGCTCGGTCTACCAGGACGGCATCGACGCGGGAAAGGTCCTGCCACCCGCCAAGAGCATGGACGACATGCACACCGTCGTCACCAACTCCACGGTGGACGGCATACTTTCGGCCATTCTCGCCGTCCTCGTCGTCGTCGTGATCGCGGACGCGGCCCGGGTGTGCGTCCGGCACGTACGCCGCCCGGCGCTGTCCACGCTCAGCGAGGCGCCGTACGTGGAGTCGAAGATCGTCGCTCCGGCCGGGCTGATCCCGACCAGGGAGGAGAAGACGGAGAAGGCGGGGGAGGCGGAGCGCGATGCGGTCGGCGCTGAAACGGGCGGTTAG
- a CDS encoding extracellular solute-binding protein, whose product MKRKLIAAIGIAGMMVSIAACGSDDKSGGSDKGADAKELTVWLTVDAQNNWPELVKAADTAIKAKHPGIKINHEYYGWPDKNTKLDAVLATDKAPDVVEMGNTEMLGYMVKGAFAPLDASKFEQSDAWLDGLKASVTYDGKTYGVPYYAGGRVGNWRKDLAASVGVKSAPKTYKELTSTLDKIQKKEGDKFSAWYQPTRDWYAAMSFVYDAGGSIAKEDGGQWKGNLSSPESIKGLTEFKNVVDKYMHGDKTKDESDRYIVYGQGKSGMIFGAAWEGATSEDPKNDKTGKLKGNLENFVMPGPSGKNLPVFLGGSDLAVPVKSKAQAVAAEWINAFTGAKGQKGLMGKGNLPNNKTDLATLKNDPATVVPATAAESNWFVPMAPGWGQVEKAQVLQTMLQNIGTGKKSVADAAKEADAAIDKVINTK is encoded by the coding sequence GTGAAGCGCAAGCTGATAGCCGCGATCGGTATCGCGGGCATGATGGTCTCCATCGCGGCGTGCGGGAGTGACGACAAGTCCGGGGGGTCGGACAAGGGCGCGGACGCCAAGGAGCTGACCGTCTGGCTCACCGTCGACGCGCAGAACAACTGGCCCGAGCTGGTCAAGGCCGCCGACACGGCGATCAAGGCGAAGCACCCCGGCATCAAGATCAACCACGAGTACTACGGCTGGCCGGACAAGAACACCAAGCTCGACGCGGTCCTCGCCACCGACAAGGCCCCCGACGTGGTCGAGATGGGCAACACCGAGATGCTCGGCTACATGGTCAAGGGCGCCTTCGCTCCCCTCGACGCCTCGAAGTTCGAGCAGTCGGACGCCTGGCTCGACGGCCTCAAGGCCTCGGTCACCTACGACGGCAAGACCTACGGCGTCCCGTACTACGCCGGTGGCCGCGTCGGCAACTGGCGCAAGGACCTCGCCGCTTCGGTCGGCGTGAAGTCCGCCCCGAAGACGTACAAGGAGCTCACCTCCACCCTGGACAAGATCCAGAAGAAGGAGGGCGACAAGTTCAGCGCCTGGTACCAGCCCACCCGTGACTGGTACGCGGCCATGTCCTTCGTCTACGACGCCGGCGGCTCCATCGCGAAGGAAGACGGCGGCCAGTGGAAGGGCAACCTCTCCTCGCCCGAGTCCATCAAGGGCCTCACCGAGTTCAAGAACGTCGTCGACAAGTACATGCACGGCGACAAGACCAAGGACGAGTCCGACCGTTACATCGTCTACGGCCAGGGCAAGTCCGGCATGATCTTCGGCGCGGCCTGGGAGGGCGCGACCTCCGAGGACCCGAAGAACGACAAGACCGGCAAGCTCAAGGGCAACCTCGAGAACTTCGTGATGCCCGGCCCGTCCGGGAAGAACCTCCCCGTCTTCCTCGGCGGCTCCGACCTCGCCGTACCGGTGAAGTCCAAGGCGCAGGCCGTCGCCGCCGAGTGGATCAACGCGTTCACCGGAGCCAAGGGCCAGAAGGGCCTGATGGGCAAGGGCAACCTGCCCAACAACAAGACCGACCTCGCCACCCTGAAGAACGACCCGGCCACGGTGGTCCCGGCCACGGCGGCCGAGTCCAACTGGTTCGTCCCGATGGCACCGGGCTGGGGCCAGGTCGAGAAGGCCCAGGTCCTGCAGACCATGCTGCAGAACATCGGCACCGGCAAGAAGTCGGTCGCGGACGCCGCGAAGGAAGCGGACGCCGCGATCGACAAGGTCATCAACACCAAGTGA
- a CDS encoding carbohydrate ABC transporter permease, whose protein sequence is MTTSGRTSSGPRKSSGPRKSKLGWNLLGLLVFVTAGFPVYWMFNTAFKPAKDAIDSDPSLFPTAVTLDNFRRALDIADFWGPVGRSLIVSLSVVVIGMVVGLLAALAISRFAFRGRKIVIVGILAVQMVPLVAMIIPIFLLLNDLDQYDKLSGLIITYLTFILPFTVWTLRGFIVNIPKELEEAAMVDGCSRTGAFVRVVFPLLAPGMVATSVYGFIQAWNEYLYALMLLSQKNQTATVWLGNFTTKHGTEYAPMMAGSTMMAVPIVVLFLIVQRKMAAGLTAGAVKG, encoded by the coding sequence ATCACCACCTCGGGGCGTACGTCCTCCGGCCCCCGCAAGTCCTCCGGACCCCGCAAGTCCAAGCTCGGCTGGAACCTGCTCGGCCTGCTTGTCTTCGTCACCGCGGGTTTCCCCGTCTACTGGATGTTCAATACGGCCTTCAAACCGGCCAAGGACGCCATCGACTCGGATCCGAGCCTGTTCCCCACGGCGGTGACGCTCGACAACTTCCGCCGCGCGCTGGACATCGCCGACTTCTGGGGCCCGGTGGGCCGCAGCCTGATCGTGTCCCTGTCGGTGGTCGTGATCGGCATGGTGGTGGGGCTGCTGGCCGCGCTGGCCATCTCCCGCTTCGCCTTCCGCGGCCGGAAGATCGTGATCGTCGGCATCCTGGCGGTCCAGATGGTCCCGCTGGTCGCCATGATCATCCCGATCTTCCTGCTGCTGAACGACCTCGACCAGTACGACAAGCTCTCCGGTCTGATCATCACGTATCTGACCTTCATCCTCCCCTTCACGGTGTGGACGCTGCGCGGCTTCATCGTCAACATCCCGAAGGAGCTGGAGGAGGCGGCGATGGTCGACGGCTGCAGCCGCACGGGCGCCTTCGTCCGCGTGGTCTTCCCGCTGCTGGCACCCGGCATGGTCGCCACGTCCGTGTACGGCTTCATCCAGGCGTGGAACGAATACCTCTACGCCCTCATGCTGTTGAGCCAGAAGAACCAGACCGCCACCGTCTGGCTCGGCAACTTCACCACCAAGCACGGCACCGAGTACGCCCCGATGATGGCCGGTTCCACGATGATGGCCGTGCCGATCGTCGTCCTGTTCCTCATAGTCCAGCGCAAGATGGCCGCGGGGCTGACCGCGGGCGCCGTGAAGGGATAA